From a single Solanum dulcamara chromosome 4, daSolDulc1.2, whole genome shotgun sequence genomic region:
- the LOC129887012 gene encoding agamous-like MADS-box protein AGL15 isoform X2, with product MGRGKIDIKLIENVNNRQVTFSKRRAGLLKKASELSVLCDSEVAVIIFSSTGKLFEFSSTSMKQTLSRYNRCVVSTETSAVEKKSEDNEQPQLQQQTHVLKQEQKEVDSLKDELSKLKTKQLRLLGKDLNGMGLNELRLLEHQLNEGLLAIKERKEELLIQQLDYSRKQEERSALECETLRRQVEELRGLFPLSASLPPPYLEYPHPLEKKYPILKESEESLDSDTACEDGVDDEDSNTTLQLGLPTIGRKRKRTEQESPSSNSENQVGSK from the exons ATGGGTAGAGGGAAAATTGACATAAAATTGATTGAGAATGTAAATAATAGACAAGTCACATTCTCAAAGAGGCGTGCTGGCTTGTTGAAGAAAGCCAGCGAGCTTTCTGTTCTTTGTGATTCTGAAGTTGCTGTTATTATTTTCTCAAGTACTGGCAAGCTTTTTGAGTTTTCCAGTACTAG CATGAAACAGACACTTTCGAGATACAACAGATGTGTAGTCTCAACAGAGACTTCTGCCGTAGAAAAGAAGTCAGAG GACAACGAGCAGCCACAGTTGCAGCAGCAGACGCATGTGCTGAAGCAGGAACAGAAAGAGGTGGACAGTCTTAAAGATGAACTCTCAAAGCTCAAGACAAAACAGCT GCGGTTGTTAGGCAAGGACCTTAATGGTATGGGTTTGAATGAACTACGGCTTCTTGAACATCAACTAAATGAAGGACTATTAGCCATAAAGGAGAGAAAG GAGGAATTGCTGATACAGCAACTAGACTATTCAAGGAAACAG GAGGAGAGGTCTGCACTGGAGTGTGAGACCTTACGCAGACAG GTAGAAGAGCTCCGAGGGTTATTTCCTTTAAGTGCTAGTTTACCGCCACCTTATCTTGAATACCCTCATCCattggaaaagaaatatccaaTTTTAAAAGAGAGTGAAGAGAGTCTGGATTCGGACACAGCATGTGAAGATGGAGTAGACGATGAAGATTCCAACACAACCTTGCAATTggg GCTTCCAACTATTGGTCGAAAGAGAAAGAGAACTGAGCAGGAATCTCCTTCAAGCAATTCAGAGAATCAAGTTGGTTCAAAGTGA
- the LOC129887012 gene encoding agamous-like MADS-box protein AGL15 isoform X1, whose product MGRGKIDIKLIENVNNRQVTFSKRRAGLLKKASELSVLCDSEVAVIIFSSTGKLFEFSSTSMKQTLSRYNRCVVSTETSAVEKKSEDNEQPQLQQQTHVLKQEQKEVDSLKDELSKLKTKQLRLLGKDLNGMGLNELRLLEHQLNEGLLAIKERKEELLIQQLDYSRKQEERSALECETLRRQGGSFLTQLLLPSNDLQVEELRGLFPLSASLPPPYLEYPHPLEKKYPILKESEESLDSDTACEDGVDDEDSNTTLQLGLPTIGRKRKRTEQESPSSNSENQVGSK is encoded by the exons ATGGGTAGAGGGAAAATTGACATAAAATTGATTGAGAATGTAAATAATAGACAAGTCACATTCTCAAAGAGGCGTGCTGGCTTGTTGAAGAAAGCCAGCGAGCTTTCTGTTCTTTGTGATTCTGAAGTTGCTGTTATTATTTTCTCAAGTACTGGCAAGCTTTTTGAGTTTTCCAGTACTAG CATGAAACAGACACTTTCGAGATACAACAGATGTGTAGTCTCAACAGAGACTTCTGCCGTAGAAAAGAAGTCAGAG GACAACGAGCAGCCACAGTTGCAGCAGCAGACGCATGTGCTGAAGCAGGAACAGAAAGAGGTGGACAGTCTTAAAGATGAACTCTCAAAGCTCAAGACAAAACAGCT GCGGTTGTTAGGCAAGGACCTTAATGGTATGGGTTTGAATGAACTACGGCTTCTTGAACATCAACTAAATGAAGGACTATTAGCCATAAAGGAGAGAAAG GAGGAATTGCTGATACAGCAACTAGACTATTCAAGGAAACAG GAGGAGAGGTCTGCACTGGAGTGTGAGACCTTACGCAGACAG GGTGGTTCCTTTCTGACACAATTGCTTTTGCCATCTAATGATCTACAGGTAGAAGAGCTCCGAGGGTTATTTCCTTTAAGTGCTAGTTTACCGCCACCTTATCTTGAATACCCTCATCCattggaaaagaaatatccaaTTTTAAAAGAGAGTGAAGAGAGTCTGGATTCGGACACAGCATGTGAAGATGGAGTAGACGATGAAGATTCCAACACAACCTTGCAATTggg GCTTCCAACTATTGGTCGAAAGAGAAAGAGAACTGAGCAGGAATCTCCTTCAAGCAATTCAGAGAATCAAGTTGGTTCAAAGTGA